Proteins from a single region of Hordeum vulgare subsp. vulgare chromosome 6H, MorexV3_pseudomolecules_assembly, whole genome shotgun sequence:
- the LOC123404375 gene encoding cysteine proteinase inhibitor 8-like, whose amino-acid sequence MRTTSFLLLLLLAGAAILYLAVSPSAALGGEWQPIPNVVDAHVQGIGKCAVDEQNKVTNCGLRFAKVVSGKVQNTGSTTYLLDVDALRLDGSDKIYQVEVVEQNSSGSSTCKLVSFGPNC is encoded by the coding sequence ATGAGAACTACtagcttcctcctcctcctcctcctcgccggtgCTGCTATTCTATACCTCGCTGTCTCACCATCTGCAGCGCTTGGTGGGGAATGGCAACCGATCCCCAATGTCGTCGACGCTCATGTCCAAGGGATCGGCAAGTGCGCGGTGGACGAGCAAAACAAGGTGACAAACTGCGGGCTCAGGTTCGCCAAGGTTGTGAGCGGCAAGGTTCAAAACACAGGCAGCACTACATACCTGCTTGACGTCGACGCACTGCGGCTCGACGGCTCGGACAAAATATATCAGGTGGAGGTGGTCGAGCAGAACTCTTCGGGCAGTTCCACATGCAAGCTAGTCTCCTTTGGCCCAAACTGTTGA